The Fusarium oxysporum Fo47 chromosome II, complete sequence genome includes a region encoding these proteins:
- a CDS encoding putative vacuolar ATP synthase subunit E, with translation MAQGYAVFIGLVVIAALCVASWFLAPKGENQVLWRSSAILAIVSCYLMWAITFLAQLHPLIAPRKSGIREEHLH, from the exons ATGGCTCAAGG ATACGCCGTCTTCATCGGCCTCGTTGTCATCGCCGCCCTGTGTGTGGCATCATGGTTCCTGGCTCCCAAGGGCGAAAACCAAGT ACTCTGGCGATCCTCTGCTATTCTGGCCATCGTGAGCTGCTACCTTATGTGGGCGATTACGTTCCTCGCTCAACTTCACCCTCTTATTGCGCCGAGAAAAAGCGGTATCCGAGAAGAGCACCTCCACTAG
- a CDS encoding P-loop containing nucleoside triphosphate hydrolase protein gives MPSESAPWLRWVLGMGERRKLGDVAMDILLFAGMMTAGLYVARNFLNPILSNIADPDKEKHEQARRQAKAHLERLNRHKKDGLDYGDDSDSRTGPRPEDLVLNEYENLVALEMVPPEDISVGFDDIGGLDTIIEELKESIIYPLTMPHLYSHAAPLLSAPSGVLLYGPPGCGKTMLAKAVAHESGASFINLHISTLTEKWYGDSNKIVRAVFSLARKMQPAIIFIDEIDAVLGTRRSGEHEASGMVKAEFMTLWDGLTSSNSSGMPARIMVLGATNRINDIDEAILRRMPKKFPVTLPGTEQRRRILQLILQDTKTDPEYFNLDYVARITAGLSGSDIKEACRDAAMVPVREYMRQHRESGHAMSSVDPRQFRGIRSDDFLGREGGQIKLQPKRRSSGVEELIAEEQD, from the exons ATGCCATCCGAGTCAGCCCCTTGGCTGCGCTGGGTCCTCGGCATGGGGGAACGACGTAAGCTCGGCGATGTCGCCATGGACATATTGCTCTTTGCGGGCATG ATGACGGCTGGCCTATATGTGGCTCGAAATTTCCTCAACCCTATCTTGAGCAACATTGCCGACCCCGATAAAGAAAAACATGAACAAgcaagacgccaagctaaAGCGCACCTTGAGCGGTTAAACCGACACAAGAAAGACGGACTTGATTATGGAGATGATAGCGATTCGAGAACGGGGCCACGACCGGAGGATCTGGTCTTGAATGAATACGAGAACTTGGTTGCACTTGAGATGGTCCCTCCTGAGGACATCTCTGTTGGGTTTGACG ACATCGGCGGTCTGGATACGATTATCGAAGAACTGAAAGAGTCGATCATATACCCTTTGACGATGCCTCACCTTTACTCCCACGCCGCGCCTCTACTCTCTGCTCCCTCTGGTGTTCTTCTATACGGTCCTCCGGGTTGTGGAAAGACAATGCTCGCTAAGGCTGTTGCCCATGAGAGTGGTGCTTCTTTCATCAACTTGCATATCTCGACTTTAACAGAGAAATGGTATGGAGACTCGAACAAGATTGTCCGTGCCGTTTTCTCCTTGGCCCGAAAAATGCAGCCTGCTATTATTTTTATTGACGAAATCGACGCTGTCCTTGGTACTCGTAGAAGTGGCGAGCATGAGGCCAGTGGCATGGTCAAGGCCGA GTTCATGACTCTATGGGATGGTTTGACGTCCTCGAATTCCTCAGGGATGCCTGCTCGAATCATGGTTCTTGGTGCGACCAACCGTATCAATGATATTGACGAGGCCATCCTTCGCCGTATGCCAAAGAAATTTCCTGTCACGCTGCCAGGAACAGAGCAGCGACGTCGAATTTTACAACTCATATTGCAAGATACTAAGACAGATCCTGAGTATTTCAACCTCGATTACGTTGCAAGGATTACTGCTGGGCTCTCTGGTAGTGACATCAAGGAGGCCTGCCGAGATGCAGCAATGGTGCCCGTACGAGAATACATGCGGCAGCATCGTGAGAGTGGGCACGCCATGTCATCCGTGGATCCCAGGCAATTCCGTGGCATTAGATCAGATGACTTCCTCGGCCGCGAAGGAGGACAGATCAAACTGCAACCAAAGCGACGGTCGAGCGGTGTTGAGGAGCTGATTGCGGAGGAGCAGGACTAG
- a CDS encoding chromosome segregation protein Csm1/Pcs1-domain-containing protein gives MPPRARAKPAAGLAGLLASDSEPDLDMFDQSELQAAVRTMSTTKKPRGRPPGTASKVTKTAPRTTRRNGADKLAPLPEAIAQPATASKINGGATKGARKTKQLAPDETVTFEDIGVPASVPATETKKGLRGRPKKLNGDTSILAPESAVKRRGRPPRQPTTPFEEIPETQAEDVMELDAVPEEDEDRDSVVGTTEPLESWSSYDTSDVALRRRLGELTKKYEALEMRHRDLREVGVREAERNFDRLKKQAEERTAAATQLISELKAELAAQTALAKEGEELRKQLEASEVKAENLEGNIESLNNSLSEAEAEIKTLSTKLAAVRSGNANNRVPGSAIKASGPANRTAQAEAAHAAQAIAQAKENLYADMTGLIMRGVKQEDIGDTFDCIQTGRNGTLHFKLTVDNDDTSDNIEDVQFTYQPQLDAGRDVELMEMLPDYLTEEIVFPRSQAPKFYLRVSKSLAEDLSRQ, from the exons ATGCCACCACGCGCGCGCGCAAAGCCTGCAGCAGGCCTTGCTGGACTCTTGGCTTCAGATTCAGAACCCGATCTAGACATGTTCGACCAATCTGAGCTTCAAGCAGCCGTGCGGACCATGAGCACAACGAAGAAGCCCCGCGGTCGACCACCAGGAACGGCCAGCAAGGTCACTAAAACAGCACCTCGAACGACGCGTCGAAACGGCGCCGATAAGCTCGCACCTTTACCTGAAGCAATAGCGCAACCCGCTACTGCGAGCAAAATCAATGGTGGTGCCACGAAGGGGGCGCGCAAGACCAAACAACTGGCCCCAGATGAAACGGTCACATTTGAAGATATTGGAGTTCCTGCAAGTGTTCCTGCGACTGAGACGAAAAAGGGGTTGCGGGGGCGCCCAAAGAAACTGAACGGCGACACCTCGATACTTGCTCCGGAAAGTGCTGTCAAGCGACGTGGTCGACCCCCGCGACAACCAACCACACCCTTTGAGGAGATTCCGGAAACGCAAGCAGAAGACGTGATGGAACTTGATGCCGTACcggaagaagatgaagatcgCGACTCTGTTGTGGGAACGACTGAGCCCTTAGAGTCATGGTCCAGCTATGATACCAGTGACGTCGCATTGCGGAGAAGGCTAGGGGAACTCACTAAGAAGTACGAGGCTCTCGAGATGCGCCATCGGGATCTACGTGAGGTTGGTGTTCGAGAAGCTGAGCGGAATTTCGATCGACTTAAGAAACAAGCTGAAGAGCGAACAGCGG CTGCTACGCAGCTTATATCTGAGCTTAAGGCTGAGCTTGCTGCACAGACTGCCCTGGCGAAGGAGGGTGAAGAGCTTCGAAAGCAACTGGAAGCCAGCgaggtcaaggctgagaatCTGGAGGGCAATATTGAGAGCCTGAACAACTCTTTATCCGAAGCCGAGGCAGAAATCAAAACTCTTTCAACCAAACTGGCCGCTGTGAGGTCGGGAAATGCCAATAACAGAGTTCCAGGAAGCGCTATCAAAGCCTCGGGGCCAGCCAATCGCACAGCACAGGCGGAGGCTGCTCATGCTGCACAAGCCATTGCACAAGCCAAGGAAAACCTGTACGCAGATATGACAGGTTTGATCATGCGTGGTGTAAAGCAAGAAGACATAGGAGATACCTTCGATTGCATACAGACTGGGCGCAATGGCA CCCTTCATTTCAAACTCACAGTAGACAACGACGATACTTCAGACAACATCGAGGATGTGCAATTCACATACCAACCACAGCTCGACGCTGGGCGTGATGTCGAGCTGATGGAAATGCTTCCAGACTATCTCACGGAGGAAATTGTCTTCCCGCGGTCTCAAGCGCCAAAATTCTACTTGAGGGTCAGCAAATCTTTGGCAGAAGACCTGTCCAGACAGTAG
- a CDS encoding Phosphatidylinositolglycan class N-domain-containing protein encodes MSGFSRIGFMAIAVAFHLVYIFSIFDIYFVSPIVSGMRLFNVERTADSPKAPADRLVLFVGDGLRADKAFQAHPEPYPESDDDLVPRPLAPYLRSRVLEHGTFGVSHTRVPTESRPGHVALIAGLYEDVSAVATGWKMNPVNFDSVFNRSRHTWSWGSPDILPMFQHGAVPGRVDAFAYGAELEDFSKDATELDYWVFDHVKDFFAAAATNETLNTALREDKVVFFLHLLGLDTTGHSYRPYSKEYLHNIKVVDQGVKEMVELIEGFYADDRTAFVFTADHGMTDWGSHGDGHPNNTRTPLISWGSGVATPVLHPDSIAPGHDEYSSDWNLDHVRRHDVAQADVAALMSYLIGAEFPANGVGQLPLNFLSANIKEKAQASLVNAQVILEQYRVKEESKRNVELRYQAYGPLSNENLGPEQRIAHIRSLIDAGQFEEAIEESDALMELGLQGIRYLQTYDWLFLRALITVGYLGWMTYATTTVLSLYVVQESIPPQRTLLGSAFFSSVLVALYSSFVVSKSPPAYYLYAFFPVLFWEEVYARRASVAKGFQALFGNVKSGGAVAALIFNVVLYFGIIQSLAIGYIHREVLTGLFVLGAFWPMTLGVSFLKSHVFLTLLWFISCLAMSTFTLLPAMKVENVSLILIGGGLMTVIGLAYLVLEDFILSDFTTFKSKSKRLHTSRTLLGTQIGLIVLAMLVTHSSATSLQAKLGLPRGNQVVGWVVLVVSLLMPLVYRLQPNSHYMHRLAIIFLTCAPTFIILTISYEGLFYVAFSITLLAWVRLEYAVHAFSKGKAQNETAVAEQQKRELGTFRPLTLSDARIALFFMVLLQSAFFSTGNIASISSFSLESVSRLIPVFDPFSQGALLILKIIIPFFLISANLGVLNKRLGVAPSALFMVVLTVSDVLTLYFFWVVKDEGSWLEIGSTITHFAIASFLCVFVAALELVSAAFIAGIEVEHEEPVAANGMKPKTNGKVPSRTLAG; translated from the exons ATGTCTGGTTTCAGCCGCATTGGCTTCATGGCCATTGCGGTCGCTTTCCATTTGGTCTATATCTTTTCCATCTTCGACATTTACTTTGTCAGCCCGATTGTCTCAGGCATGCGATTGTTCAATGTTGAGCGTACAGCCGATTCTCCAAAGGCCCCTGCGGATCGCCTTGTACTATTTGTTG GCGACGGTTTGCGAGCCGACAAAGCATTTCAAGCCCACCCCGAACCATACCCCGAGTCCGATGACGACCTCGTCCCTCGTCCGCTAGCTCCTTACCTTCGCTCCCGAGTGCTTGAGCATGGAACCTTTGGCGTATCACATACTCGTGTGCCAACGGAATCCCGACCCGGCCACGTGGCCCTCATTGCCGGCTTGTACGAGGATGTATCTGCTGTTGCGACAGGATGGAAAATGAACCCGGTCAATTTCGATAGTGTTTTCAACCGCAGCCGACATACCTGGAGTTGGGGAAGTCCCGATATTCTGCCAATGTTCCAACATGGGGCTGTTCCAGGAAGGGTCGATGCCTTTGCATATggagctgagcttgaggattTCTCCAAAGATGCTACGGAGCTTGATTACTGGGTGTTCGACCATGTCAAGGACTTCTTCGCCGCAGCAGCGACGAACGAGACCCTCAATACCGCTCTTCGCGAGGACAAGGTggttttcttcctccatctGCTAGGCCTGGACACAACTGGGCACTCTTACCGGCCTTATTCCAAGGAGTACCTGCACAATATAAAAGTAGTTGATCAAGGTGTGAAGGAGATGGTCGAGCTCATCGAGGGCTTCTATGCCGATGACCGGACTGCGTTCGTCTTCACAGCTGACCACGGCATGACAGACTGGGGTAGTCATGGCGATGGACATCCTAACAATACCAGAACTCCTCTCATATCATGGGGTTCGGGAGTTGCCACTCCCGTGTTGCATCCCGATAGTATTGCCCCTGGTCATGATGAGTACTCTTCAGACTGGAATCTGGACCATGTTCGAAGACATGATGTTGCTCAAGCTGATGTCGCGGCGTTGATGTCGTATCTCATCGGCGCTGAGTTTCCAGCGAACGGTGTGGGCCAACTTCCTTTGAACTTTCTATCTGCGAACATAAAAGAAAAGGCACAAGCTTCCCTGGTCAATGCTCAGGTCATTCTTGAGCAATACCGTGTAAAGGAGGAGAGCAAGAGGAACGTAGAGCTCCGCTATCAGGCTTACGGACCTCTCAGTAATGAGAACCTTGGCCCTGAGCAGCGCATTGCTCACATTCGCTCTTTGATCGACGCTGGTCAATTCGAGGAGGCCATTGAAGAATCAGACGCTCTGATGGAACTTGGGCTTCAGGGAATTCGCTACCTTCAGACTTATGACTGGTTATTCCTACGTGCTTTGATCACTGTTGGCTATTTGGGATGGATGACCTATGCGACCACCACCGTCCTTTCCTTATATGTGGTCCAGGAGAGCATTCCCCCTCAGCGCACATTGCTTGGATCGGCGTTCTTCTCCTCGGTACTTGTCGCTCTTTACTCATCCTTCGTCGTCTCTAAATCCCCACCTGCGTACTATCTATATGCATTTTTCCCTGTTTTGTTTTGGGAAGAGGTGTATGCTCGAAGAGCCAGCGTTGCCAAAGGTTTCCAGGCTCTGTTTGGCAATGTCAAGTCTGGTGGTGCGGTTGCAGCGCTGATTTTCAACGTTGTCCTCTATTTCGGTATCATTCAATCTCTG GCCATTGGATACATTCATCGTGAAGTCCTGACTGGGCTGTTTGTCTTGGGTGCTTTCTGGCCAATGACGCTGGGCGTTTCATTCTTGAAGTCCCATGTATTCCTGACCCTGTTGTGGTTCATTTCTTGCTTGGCTATGAGTACTTTCACCCTTCTACCGGCGATGAAGGTCGAAAATGTATCCCTGAT CTTGATTGGCGGTGGATTGATGACTGTCATCGGTCTCGCATATTTGGTTCTCGAAGATTTTATTCTCTCAGATTTCACCACCTTCAAAAGCAAATCAAAGCGTCTCCATACAAGTCGAACGCTCCTTGGTACTCAA ATTGGCCTTATCGTACTTGCCATGCTCGTCACGCACTCCAGTGCCACTTCACTGCAAGCCAAGCTTGGTCTTCCAAGGGGAAACCAAGTAGTCGGCTGGGTCGTCTTGG TCGTGTCGCTTCTCATGCCCTTGGTATATCGGCTACAGCCTAACAGCCACTACATGCATCGCCTTGCAATCATCTTCCTAACCTGTGCCCCGACgttcatcatcttgacaaTTTCATACGAAGGCCTATTCTATGTGGCCTTCAGCATTACTCTATTGGCTTGGGTGCGCCTCGAGTACGCGGTACATGCATTCTCAAAGGGCAAAGCCCAGAACGAGACAGCTGTCGCCGAGCAGCAGAAACGTGAATTGGGCACATTTCGGCCATTGACCCTCTCAGACGCACGGATAGCACTGTTCTTCATGGTTCTACTACAGTCAGCCTTCTTCAGTACCGGCAATATcgcttccatctcatcgtTTAGCTTGGAAAGTGTATCAAGGCTTATCCCAGTGTTTGATCCTTTCTCGCAGGGTGCATTGCTgattctcaagatcattATTCCATTTTTCCTGATCTCAGCGAACTTGGGAGTTCTGAATAAGAGATTAGGTGTTGCACCATCTGCGCTGTTCATGGTCGTCCTCACAGTCAGTGATGTTTTGACACTCTACTTTTTCTGGGTTGTCAAAGATGAGGGTTCATGGCTGGAAATTGGTTCAACGATCACACATTTTGCCATCGCCAGTTTCTTGTGTGTGTTTGTCGCGGCACTCGAGCTGGTGAGTGCAGCATTCATCGCCGGCATTGAAGTCGAACATGAAGAACCGGTTGCCGCGAATGGCATGAAGCCCAAGACAAACGGCAAGGTTCCGTCAAGGACACTTGCAGGGTAG
- a CDS encoding Cys/Met metabolism PLP-dependent enzyme-domain-containing protein: protein MSAPSPTDSGKSANPLKRIDNEGHDLPPSPAPSSPRNGRKRYALATELVYTDSKDQYGASSVPIYQSATFKQTSASGGQQEYDYTRSGNPTRTHLERHLAKIMNAQRALAISSGMGALDVITRLLRPGDEVITGDDLYGGSHRLLTYLAANQGIIVHHVDTTTVDSVRARLSEKTAMVLLETPTNPLIKVVDIPSIARLAHEVNPKALVVVDNTMLSPMLFNPLDVGCDIVYESGTKYLSGHHDIMAGVIAMNDTQIGDKLFFVINSTGCGLSPNDSFLLMRGVKTLAIRMEKQQANAQAIAEFLESRGFRVRYPGLKSHPQYDLHWSMARGAGAVLSFETGDPAVSERIVEAARLWAISVSFGCVNSLISMPCQMSHASIDAKTRAERQMPEDIIRLCVGIEDPNDLIEDLSRALVQAGAVTVTLDGFHAAGVAKELGATPLVIQ from the exons ATGTCCGCCCCTTCGCCCACTGACTCTGGCAAGTCGGCCAACCCTCTCAAGCGAATTGACAATGAGGGACATGATCTCCCTCCATCTCCCGCTCCGTCAAGCCCTCGCAATGGTCGCAAACGCTATGCCCTCGCCACCGAACTTGTATACACAGACAGCAAGGACCAATATGGCGCCTCCAGCGTTCCCATCTATCAGTCTGCCACTTTCAAGCAGACATCAGCCAGCGGTGGCCAGCAAGAATATGACTACACGCGCTCTGGAAACCCCACCAGAACGCACCTCGAACGACACCTTGCAAAGATTATGAACGCTCAGCGAGCGCTGGCTATCAGCTCGGGAATGGGTGCTCTCGATGTTATTACTCGACTACTCCGACCTGGCGATGAGGTTATCACTGGCGATGATCTCTACGGTGGCAGCCACCGTCTGCTTACTTACCTAGCTGCCAACCAAGGCATCATTGTTCACCATGTCGACACAACAACCGTTGATAGCGTGCGGGCACGCCTCTCGGAGAAGACCGCCATGGTTTTGCTAGAGACTCCCACCAATCCTTTGATCAAGGTTGTGGATATTCCATCTATCGCTCGCTTGGCACATGAAGTCAACCCCAAGGCTCtcgttgttgttgataaCACCATGCTTTCTCCCATGCTGTTCAACCCTCTTGATGTGGGTTGCGACATTGTGTACGAGTCTGGAACCAAGTACCTGTCTGGTCACCACGACATTATGGCTGGTGTTATTGCCATGAACGACACTCAGATTGGAGACAAGCTATTCTTTGTCATTAACTCCACGGGCTGTGGTCTATCACCAAATGACTCTTTCCTGCTTATGCGAGGTGTCAAGACTTTGGCTATTCGAATGGAGAAACAGCAAGCCAACGCCCAAGCCATTGCAGAGTTTCTCGAGTCCCGTGGTTTCCGTGTTCGATACCCTGGACTCAAATCCCACCCCCAGTACGATCTGCATTGGTCTATGGCTCGCGGTGCTGGCGCTGTGCTCTCGTTTGAGACTGGTGATCCTGCCGTTTCCGAGCGTATTGTTGAGGCTGCCCGTCTCTGGGCCATCAGCGTCAGTTTTGGCTGTGTCAACAGCTTGATCAGCATGCCCTGCCAGATGAGCCATGCCAGCATCGACGCCAAGACCCGAGCGGAACGACAAATGCCTGAAGATATCATCAGACTGTGCGTTGGTATCGAGGACCCGAATGACCTGATTGAGGATCTTTCTCGCGCT CTGGTTCAGGCTGGTGCTGTGACCGTGACTTTGGATGGTTTCCATGCTGCTGGCGTAGCCAAGGAGCTTGGAGCAACCCCCCTTGTCATTCAATGA
- a CDS encoding sterol homeostasis protein ARV1, giving the protein MPICIECRHPVKTLWTAYSGAGDKASGHNIRLTVCRNCGRFCDKYVEHDFVVLFIDLVLIKPQVYRHLLYNTLMRDDDRLDPSVIRLGTLLLLFDVYLTWARLEKQMVPDAIPGASNLGKLSQQPIVFQYLFFLIFCALSTAAFHVSIRFLTSSAFSPLNLLGILPRYTRPNSVSTALLVSSSTKLFPILMVIWDYDVPASARSLGWAVVANNVEALRILLDCNYVIACLLAIAGAASRWVVGRAVLLAAGLADVDSIGESGVAADGKALWALLMYAKEWAGRLAVG; this is encoded by the exons ATGCCAATCTGCATTGAATGCAGACATCCCGTCAAGACGCTCTGGACTGCATATTCTGGCGCAGGGGACAAGGCCAGCGGACACAATATCCGACTCACTGTGTGCCGCAACTGTGGCCGCTTCTGCGACAAGTATGTCGAACATGACTTTGTCGTGCTTTTTATCGATTTAGTCCTGATCAAACCTCAG GTCTATCGACATTTACTATACAATACCTTGATGCGAGACGATGATCGCTTAGAT CCTTCTGTTATCCGTCTAGgcactcttcttcttctctttgatgTGTACTTGACATGGGCACGATTGGAGAAGCAGATGGTGCCTGATGCCATCCCAGGAGCAAGCAACTTGGGTAAACTTTCACAACAGCCGATTGTCTTTCAATACCTCTTCTTCC TCATCTTTTGCGCACTCTCAACGGCAGCTTTCCATGTGAGCATACGCTTCCTCACGTCCTCCGCTTTCTCTCCCCTCAACCTTCTGGGCATCCTTCCTCGATACACGAGGCCCAATTCAGTGTCTACAGCTCTCCTGGTATCATCCTCCACGAAGCTATTTCCCATCTTGATGGTGATCTGGGATTATGATGTTCCCGCCTCAGCTCGATCACTTGGCTGGGCCGTCGTGGCCAACAATGTCGAGGCACTACGCATTCTTCTTGATTGCAACTATGTCATAGCATGTCTACTCGCTATCGCAGGGGCAGCTTCACGCTGGGTGGTCGGCCGGGCTGTCCTGCTCGCTGCTGGCCTTGCCGACGTTGACTCGATAGGTGAAAGTGGCGTGGCAGCAGACGGCAAAGCTCTATGGGCGTTATTGATGTATGCGAAGGAATGGGCAGGCCGTCTTGCTGTCGGATAG
- a CDS encoding fungal-specific transcription factor domain-containing protein, with protein sequence MDVDMSSGSGTPQAQPQQQQQPESQLSAPALPAPSTSTSTSAGGVSFRRQRASRACETCHARKVRCDAASLGVPCTNCVAFQIECRIPNPKRKKTQGSGSQTNKDSDSDRGDANEDPSPRPVAPSSTSSLTPRAPSVYHSNNGTPPTNWTEAQARKEEVDSGTYLDLVMKPKFTRAPITEAGRVAYLGESSNLTLLVHDRQGSADVVHYPLPENVRGSRARLTELDNVEIDILHQRGAFLLPPRSLCDELIDAYFKWVHPIVPVINRTRFMRQYRDPKNPPSLLLLQSVLLAGTRACNNPQLMDANGSTTPAALTFYKRAKALYDANYEDDRVTIVQSLLLMGWYWEGPEDVTKNVFYWSRVATIVAQGSGMHRSVEQSQLSRADKRLWKRIWWSLFTRDRSVAVALGRPVHINLDDADVEMLTEDDFIEDEVDRASEYPPDPIHVQFFLEYVKLCEIMGLVLSQQYSVASKGRQRNAIDLTHSDMALADWLQNCPKIVYWEMPRHHFWSALLHSNYYTTLCLLHRAHMPPGGSSRLPDPSPYPSRNIAFQAAAMITSIVENLAAHDQLRYCPAFVVYSLFSALIMHVYQMKSPVPSIQQVTQDRLRSCMSAMKEISRVWLVGKMVYALFESIMGNKVLEERLQRAEGKRHRNLRQSLSHLEQQQNRQAEAPKRKYDDMAIDFGTTTPQPQESYERSRPQTPSAVKVESGSTMQPPPVTSPNARQSAADTFMGGTNSRPQTRPATPFNPSFSVPPTPPDLYLVTRNSPNLSQSLWENFQPDQLFPDSAAMPAFPNLSPTQTHSNLDHNAMGSVPPNNGQGGMHNPQAGQYQQRGNGMMPQGFQGHSNMWQPNMDPNLPEGQSPDSWSTASGPGQAVPTTLNVEDWFQFFGINGTDPNHINLDMPLG encoded by the exons ATGGACGTGGACATGTCGTCAGGCAGCGGCACGCCGCAGGCGCAaccacagcagcagcagcagccagagTCGCAGTTGTCGGCACCAGCTCTGCCCGCTCCAAGCACCTCAACATCGACTTCCGCTGGCGGAGTGAGTTTTCGAAG ACAGCGAGCATCGCGTGCATGCGAG ACTTGTCATGCCAGAAAG GTTCGATGCGACGCCGCAAGCCTTGGTGTGCCCTGCACCAATTGCGTTGCCTTCCAGATCGAGTGTCGTATCCCGAATCCGAAGCGCAAAAAGACACAGGGCTCTGGCAGCCAAACCAATAAAGACTCCGATAG CGATCGCGGCGATGCAAACGAAGACCCTTCACCGCGCCCTGTGGCCCCCTCGAGCACTTCATCACTCACCCCGCGAGCTCCTTCGGTATATCATTCCAACAATGGCACACCTCCCACCAACTGGACGGAAGCTCAAGCACGCAAAGAAGAGGTCGACAGTGGGACCTATCTTGACCTTGTAATGAAACCCAAGTTTACACGCGCTCCCATTACCGAAGCTGGGCGGGTTGCATACCTTGGCGAATCCTCCAATCTGACTCTACTTGTCCATGATCGTCAAGGCTCAGCAGATGTTGTGCACTATCCACTGCCTGAGAACGTCCGCGGCTCTCGAGCTCGACTTACTGAACTTGACAACGTCGAAATCGACATCCTGCATCAAAGAGGGGCGTTTCTACTGCCTCCACGATCACTATGCGACGAGCTCATCGATGCTTACTTCAAATGGGTACATCCCATCGTACCCGTCATCAATCGCACCCGCTTCATGCGACAGTATCGAGACCCTAAGAACCCACCATCgttacttcttcttcaatccGTACTTCTGGCGGGTACTCGGGCCTGCAACAACCCACAGCTGATGGATGCCAACGGTTCAACGACTCCTGCTGCTCTCACTTTCTACAAACGTGCCAAGGCCCTGTACGATGCAAACTATGAAGACGACCGTGTGACAATTGTTCAATCCCTCCTTTTGATGGGCTGGTATTGGGAAGGGCCAGAAGACGTCACTAAAAATGTCTTCTATTGGAGTCGTGTGGCGACGATTGTTGCGCAAGGCTCAGGCATGCATCGATCCGTAGAACAGTCGCAACTGAGCCGGGCAGACAAAAGGCTGTGGAAGCGCATATGGTGGTCCCTCTTCACTCGCGATCGCTCAGTCGCAGTTGCTCTGGGTCGCCCGGTTCACATCAATCTTGACGATGCAGATGTGGAGATGTTGACTGAAGACGACTttattgaggatgaggttgatcgAGCAAGCGAGTATCCTCCTGATCCCATCCACGTGCAGTTTTTTCTCGAATACGTCAAATTGTGCGAAATCATGGGTCTGGTCCTATCACAACAGTATTCCGTGGCATCgaaaggaagacaacgaaATGCTATCGACCTCACACACAGCGACATGGCTTTAGCTGATTGGCTACAAAATTGCCCAAAAATCGTCTATTGGGAGATGCCTCGTCATCATTTTTGGTCCGCGTTATTACACTCGAATTATTATACGACGCTATGTCTTCTCCATCGAGCCCATATGCCACCAGGTGGCTCATCACGATTACCTGACCCTTCGCCTTACCCCTCTCGCAATATCGCTTTTCAGGCGGCGGCTATGATCACATCGATCGTGGAAAACCTCGCCGCACATGACCAGTTGCGATACTGTCCAGCCTTTGTTGTGTATAGTCTGTTCTCTGCCCTCATCATGCACGTCTATCAGATGAAGTCTCCAGTGCCATCGATCCAGCAAGTGACACAGGATAGACTGCGCAGCTGCATGTCGGCCATGAAGGAGATATCACGAGTTTGGCTTGTTGGCAAGATGGTTTATGCTCTCTTCGAGTCCATCATGGGTAATAAGGTATTGGAAGAGCGACTACAAAGGGCTGAGGGTAAGCGACACCGGAACTTGCGCCAAAGTCTCTCGCATCTTGAACAGCAACAGAATCGACAGGCCGAGGCGCCGAAGCGGAAGTACGACGATATGGCCATCGACTTCGGCACCACtactcctcagcctcaagaaTCGTATGAGAGGTCGCGCCCACAGACTCCAAGTGCTGTTAAAGTTGAATCAGGAAGCACGATGCAACCGCCACCAGTCACATCACCAAACGCGCGACAGAGTGCAGCAGATACGTTCATGGGAGGAACGAACTCGCGCCCGCAAACTCGGCCAGCAACACCTTTCAACCCATCATTCTCCGTACCACCAACACCTCCTGACCTCTATCTTGTCACGAGGAATTCTCCAAACTTATCACAGTCCCTTTGGGAAAACTTCCAGCCTGACCAGTTATTCCCGGATAGTGCTGCCATGCCAGCTTTCCCTAACCTGTCACCAACACAAACACATTCCAATCTCGACCACAATGCAATGGGCTCAGTACCTCCGAATAACGGACAAGGCGGGATGCATAACCCACAAGCAGGACAGTATCAACAACGAGGGAATGGGATGATGCCCCAAGGTTTTCAGGGACATTCGAATATGTGGCAGCCGAACATGGATCCAAACTTGCCAGAAGGACAGAGCCCAGACAGTTGGAGCACTGCCTCGGGACCAGGCCAAGCGGTGCCAACAACACTAAATGTCGAAGACTG GTTCCAATTCTTTGGCATCAACGGGACCGACCCTAATCATATTAACCTTGACATGCCCCTCGGTTGA